One genomic segment of Tachyglossus aculeatus isolate mTacAcu1 chromosome 17, mTacAcu1.pri, whole genome shotgun sequence includes these proteins:
- the SDF2 gene encoding stromal cell-derived factor 2, translated as MGPSGWSSMQSYSLSACCVQSPVLSAWSWAAVASSSPLLLLLLLLLETLLGPAGAADPPVVTCGSVVKLLNTRHDVRLHSHDVRYGSGSGQQSVTGVSAVDDSNSYWRVRGKTSTVCERGTPVKCGQVIRLTHINTGRNLHSHHFTSPLSGNQEVSAFGEEGEGDYLDDWTVLCGGSHWVRDGEVRFKHSSTEALLSVTGEQYGRPISGQKEVHGMIQPSQNNYWKAMEGIFMKPGEPLRTGVHHAEL; from the exons ATGGGGCCGTCGGGCTGGTCCTCCATGCAGTCGTACTcgttgagcgcctgctgtgtgcaaagccctgtgctgagcgcttggtccTGGGCCGCGGTGGCCTCGTCCTCCCCgttgttgctgctgttgctgctactgtTGGAGACGCTCCTGGGCCCGGCCGGAGCCGCCGACCCGCCCGTTGTCACCTGTGGCTCCGTCGTCAAGCTGCTCAACACGCGCCATGACGTCCGCCTCCACTCCCATGACGTGCGCTACGGCTCTG GCAGCGGCCAGCAGTCGGTGACGGGGGTCTCGGCCGTGGACGACAGCAACAGTTACTGGCGGGTTCGCGGAAAGACCTCCACCGTGTGCGAGAGGGGCACCCCCGTCAAATGCGGCCAGGTCATCCGGCTCACCCACATCAACACCGGCCGCAACCTGCACAGCCACCACTTCACTTCCCCTCTGTCCGGTAACCAG GAAGTGAGCGCGTTCGGGGAAGAGGGTGAAGGGGACTATTTGGACGACTGGACGGTCTTGTGCGGCGGCTCCCACTGGGTGCGGGACGGCGAGGTGCGCTTCAAGCATTCTTCCACCGAAGCGTTACTGTCCGTCACCGGAGAGCAGTACGGCCGACCCATCAGTGGCCAGAAAGAGGTGCACGGCATGATCCAGCCCAGCCAGAACAACTACTGGAAAGCCATGGAGGGCATCTTCATGAAGCCCGGTGAGCCGCTGAGGACTGGAGTCCATCACGCCGAACTGTGA